The nucleotide sequence GCCGGAGGCCAACAAACCGCGAAAATCGGCCAAGCTGGGCATTGAGGTCATGGCCGTGAGCCGGCTTGAACAGGCGATCGCCCTGGTGTGATAGCCGGTTTCAGGTTGCCGGGCGGATGCGAACCGCCTTCACCGCGTTCGAGCGCGCCTCGATGATCTCGAACTCATAGCCGGCAATGCGCGCCTTCTTGCCGGTCTGGGGAATGCTCTCCAACTGCTCCAGCAGCAGCCCGTTGACCGTCTTCGGGCCGCTGATCGGCAGCTTCCAGCCCAGATTGCGATTGAGGCTGCGCAGGGTGACATTGCCCGCCACCCGAAAGCTGCCATCGTCGTCCGCGTAGACATTCTTCAGGCGGGTGGCAGGATCTGAAGTGAACTCTCCGACGACCTCCTCGAGGATGTCCTCCAGGGTTACCAGCCCCTGAATGTCGCCGTACTCGTCGACGACGAAGCCAATCCGGCGCTTCTGATTCTGAAAGTTCAGCAATTGCTGGTTGAGGGGAGTCCCCTCGGGGATGAAGTAGGGCTCCCGCGCCAAGGACATCAAGCTGTTGGCGTCGAGTTGGTTGTCGGCAGCCAGCCGCACCACGCGGCGCAGGTGAAGCACCCCCTTGAGCTGGTCGATTGAGCCGTCGTACAAGGGCAGGCGGGTATGCTCGCTCTCGATGATTGAGCTGCGGATATCACCCCACGGCTCGGACAGATCGATGCCCAGAATCTCGTTGCGGGGCACCATGATGTCCTCCACGGTCGCCTTTTCCAGGTCGAGAATCGACAACAGCATCTTTTGGTGGCGCTGGGGAATCATGGCGCCGGCTTCGGCGACGATGGTGCGCAGCTCCTCGGAGCTGATGTTGTGCTCCGCCGCATCTTCGGGAGAGACGCCGAACCCCCGCAGGATGGCGTTGCTGACCAGGTTGACGGCGTACACCAGCGGGTAGAGCAGCCGCTGTAGTGGCCACAACACGTAGGCGGCCGGGAAGGCGATGCGCTCGGGGTGCAGCGCCGCCATGGTCTTCGGCGTGACCTCGCCGAAGATCAGGAGTAACAGGGTCAGGGCGCCAGTGGCGATCGCGATACCGTCATCGCCGAACAGTCGCAGACCGATCACCGTTGCCACCGATGCCGCCAGCACATTGATGAAGTTGTTGCCGAGCAGAATGGTGCCGATCAGACGGTCCGGTCTTTGCAGTAGGGACCAGGCCAGCCGCGCGCCGCGATCACCCTGTTTCGCGCGGTGGCGCAGCCGATAGCGGTTGAGCGTCATCAGCCCCGTCTCGGAGCTGGAGAAAAATGCCGACAACAGCAGAAGGACCAGCAGAAGCGCGAACAGCGCCGATAACGGAATGTCGTTCAAGACGGGGGAGGTCAGGGCCGTGGCCGATCACATTTACGGAAGTTTCCGACTGTCGTCAATCATCGAGGTGTTGACGGGCTCAGTCGACGGTCCAATGTGCACCCAACATCAGCTCCAGCACCAGCTTGCTGCCGAAGTAGGCCAGGATCAACACGGCATAGCCCGCAAGCGTCCAGCGCGTCGCGACGCGGCCGCGCAGGCCGAATTGCCACCGCCCCCACAGCAGGCCGCCAAAGATGACCCATGCGGTGATCGACAGCACCGTTTTGTGCGCCAGATGCTGTGCCAGCCAGTCATCCAGGAACCAGAGGCCGCTGAGCAGGGCGGCCGACAGCAGGATGAAACCCACCGACACCAGCTGAAACAACAGCCGCTCCATGGTCAGCACCGGCGGCAACTTGCGC is from Flagellatimonas centrodinii and encodes:
- a CDS encoding HlyC/CorC family transporter, which translates into the protein MNDIPLSALFALLLVLLLLSAFFSSSETGLMTLNRYRLRHRAKQGDRGARLAWSLLQRPDRLIGTILLGNNFINVLAASVATVIGLRLFGDDGIAIATGALTLLLLIFGEVTPKTMAALHPERIAFPAAYVLWPLQRLLYPLVYAVNLVSNAILRGFGVSPEDAAEHNISSEELRTIVAEAGAMIPQRHQKMLLSILDLEKATVEDIMVPRNEILGIDLSEPWGDIRSSIIESEHTRLPLYDGSIDQLKGVLHLRRVVRLAADNQLDANSLMSLAREPYFIPEGTPLNQQLLNFQNQKRRIGFVVDEYGDIQGLVTLEDILEEVVGEFTSDPATRLKNVYADDDGSFRVAGNVTLRSLNRNLGWKLPISGPKTVNGLLLEQLESIPQTGKKARIAGYEFEIIEARSNAVKAVRIRPAT